The Acinetobacter defluvii genome includes a region encoding these proteins:
- a CDS encoding LLM class flavin-dependent oxidoreductase yields MRSLQNTQFSILELAPVREDKDVAFSLKHALELAQHAEKLGYDRLWLAEHHNMDGIASSATAVLLGYILANTQTLKVGSGGIMLPNHAPLVVAEQFGTLATLYPQRIELGLGRAPGTDQVTMRALRRGRQETEDQFPNDVVEILQYFDNAQPNQRITATPGQGTHVPVWLLGSSLFSAQLAARLGLPYSFASHFAPRMLAQAIELYRDNFQASQYLDKPYVSMGVPTVVAQTDAEAEYLASSVYQRIQSLLTARSMKLKAPVATMEGRWTAAEKMAVQNFLAMAQIGSPTTVKQGLENLLAKYDVDEFIFTCDIYDTEKRLENFSLLMDIKKS; encoded by the coding sequence TTCTCCTTAAAACACGCGCTCGAACTCGCCCAACATGCTGAAAAGTTAGGCTATGATCGTCTTTGGTTAGCAGAACACCACAACATGGATGGTATCGCCAGTTCTGCCACGGCTGTCCTGTTGGGTTATATTCTTGCCAATACGCAGACACTGAAAGTCGGTTCTGGTGGCATTATGCTCCCCAATCATGCGCCTTTAGTGGTTGCTGAACAGTTTGGAACATTGGCAACACTTTATCCACAGCGAATCGAGTTAGGTCTAGGTCGTGCGCCAGGCACTGATCAAGTGACTATGCGTGCTTTAAGACGAGGTCGTCAAGAAACTGAAGATCAATTTCCAAATGATGTAGTTGAGATTTTACAATATTTTGATAATGCACAACCAAACCAAAGAATTACAGCAACGCCAGGACAAGGAACGCATGTACCTGTTTGGTTATTAGGTTCAAGTTTATTTAGTGCACAACTTGCCGCACGTTTGGGGCTTCCCTACTCTTTTGCTTCTCATTTTGCACCGCGTATGTTGGCACAAGCGATTGAATTGTACCGTGATAATTTCCAAGCATCGCAATATTTAGATAAACCTTATGTTTCAATGGGCGTACCAACAGTTGTGGCACAAACAGATGCTGAAGCAGAATATCTTGCAAGCAGTGTATATCAACGTATTCAAAGCCTTTTAACGGCACGCAGCATGAAATTAAAAGCACCCGTAGCAACGATGGAAGGACGTTGGACAGCTGCTGAAAAAATGGCTGTACAAAATTTCTTAGCAATGGCGCAAATTGGTTCGCCAACTACTGTTAAACAAGGTTTAGAAAATCTTTTAGCAAAATATGATGTAGATGAGTTTATTTTTACCTGTGATATTTATGATACTGAAAAACGTTTGGAAAATTTCAGTTTGTTAATGGACATTAAAAAATCATAA
- the yiaA gene encoding inner membrane protein YiaA encodes MDQFINKPTPAFIAASWVALLAGAAAYMVGLFNANMLLNEKGYYLILILYGLFSAVSLQKIIRDRLEGVHVTPIYFGLCWASVMICLVLLAIGLWNANLLLSEKGFYIMAFLLSLFGAVAVQKNIRDLEYIRNKSAPELTTKILDENHKVIELQKDIYKEE; translated from the coding sequence ATGGATCAATTCATCAATAAACCTACACCCGCTTTTATTGCTGCGAGTTGGGTTGCTTTATTGGCAGGTGCAGCTGCATATATGGTGGGATTGTTTAATGCTAATATGTTATTGAATGAAAAAGGTTATTATTTAATTCTCATTTTATATGGTTTATTTTCAGCCGTTTCATTACAAAAAATTATCCGCGATCGACTTGAAGGGGTTCATGTCACACCAATCTATTTTGGACTGTGTTGGGCATCGGTCATGATTTGTCTTGTGCTGTTAGCCATTGGCTTATGGAATGCCAATCTACTGCTCAGTGAAAAAGGTTTTTATATTATGGCTTTTTTACTGAGCTTATTTGGTGCCGTTGCAGTACAAAAAAATATTCGGGATTTAGAATATATTCGTAATAAATCAGCACCTGAACTGACAACAAAAATTTTGGATGAAAACCATAAAGTAATTGAGTTGCAAAAAGATATTTATAAAGAGGAATAA
- the pgaD gene encoding poly-beta-1,6-N-acetyl-D-glucosamine biosynthesis protein PgaD, translating to MNSFHSDVVTDASKLDIPAYIDQPQYVKNKGVHYTLQAIGWTLWTVLLLPLITVLLWIFQGKFIQSYIFAEHFSVQIYNFAWLALIVGVCCASLLIWASYNWLRYRTVKKPKVLNVTHSTLAKDFLMSTEELLKMQKSKNIVLHYDDEGILYNYELKKA from the coding sequence ATGAATAGTTTCCATTCAGATGTTGTAACAGATGCGTCTAAGCTTGATATTCCTGCATATATTGATCAACCTCAATATGTTAAAAATAAAGGAGTCCATTATACTTTGCAGGCTATAGGTTGGACTTTATGGACAGTTTTACTTTTGCCTTTAATCACTGTATTACTTTGGATTTTTCAAGGTAAATTTATTCAAAGTTATATTTTTGCAGAACATTTTAGTGTACAAATTTATAACTTTGCTTGGTTAGCTTTAATTGTGGGAGTGTGTTGCGCTTCATTGCTGATTTGGGCAAGCTATAATTGGCTACGATACCGAACAGTAAAAAAACCCAAAGTATTAAATGTTACACATTCCACTTTAGCAAAAGACTTTTTAATGAGTACTGAGGAACTCTTAAAAATGCAGAAATCTAAAAATATTGTGCTTCATTATGATGATGAAGGTATTTTATATAACTATGAGCTAAAAAAAGCTTAG
- the pgaC gene encoding poly-beta-1,6-N-acetyl-D-glucosamine synthase, with the protein MTIVELLFLFAFLYPLVMAWTWMIGGVWFFFKREYKQNQLPKISQQGCSIIIPCFNEEAQVRETIRYALQTQYPKFEVIAVNDGSSDRTAEILDELAKQYPSLRVVHLAENQGKAFALRSGMMVSQYEYLICIDGDALLHPHAAIWMMHHLTNFNRVGAVTGNPRIINRSSILGKLQVGEFSSIIGLIKRAQRTYGRIFTVSGVIAGFRKTALEQVGFWSDDKITEDIDISWKIQLAKWDIHYVPNALCYIYMPETLSGLWKQRVRWAQGGVEVLRTYIPKLFKLSALKMWPVALESMISMIWAYVILLIIVLFFVGLFVPLPAEWYVKSLFPQWYGVILAITCLIQFFISLYIDKRYDDQRFFRNYFWVIWYPLFFWLLSAATTIVAVPKALFTRKKRARWVSPDRGFRGEDV; encoded by the coding sequence ATGACAATAGTTGAGCTTTTGTTCCTCTTTGCTTTCTTATATCCATTGGTGATGGCGTGGACATGGATGATCGGTGGAGTATGGTTTTTCTTTAAGAGAGAATATAAACAAAATCAATTGCCTAAAATTTCTCAGCAAGGGTGCAGTATTATAATTCCATGCTTTAACGAAGAAGCACAGGTTAGAGAAACTATTCGTTATGCTTTACAGACACAATATCCAAAATTTGAAGTAATAGCAGTTAATGATGGAAGTTCGGATCGTACTGCAGAAATTCTAGATGAATTAGCAAAACAGTATCCAAGTTTAAGGGTTGTACATCTGGCTGAAAATCAAGGGAAAGCGTTTGCTTTACGTTCCGGCATGATGGTGAGCCAATATGAGTATTTAATTTGTATAGATGGTGATGCTTTATTACATCCTCATGCCGCAATTTGGATGATGCATCATTTAACCAATTTTAATCGTGTTGGTGCGGTGACTGGAAATCCACGCATTATTAATCGTTCAAGTATCTTAGGTAAATTACAGGTCGGTGAATTTTCATCTATTATCGGGCTGATTAAACGTGCACAAAGAACTTATGGGCGTATTTTTACCGTTTCGGGTGTGATCGCAGGTTTTCGTAAAACAGCTTTAGAACAAGTTGGCTTTTGGTCTGATGATAAAATTACAGAAGATATTGATATTTCATGGAAAATTCAGTTAGCAAAATGGGATATCCATTATGTGCCTAATGCACTTTGTTATATCTATATGCCTGAAACCTTATCAGGTCTATGGAAACAACGAGTACGTTGGGCACAAGGTGGCGTTGAGGTTCTACGTACCTATATTCCTAAGCTATTTAAATTAAGTGCCTTAAAAATGTGGCCTGTGGCATTAGAGTCTATGATCAGTATGATCTGGGCTTATGTGATTTTATTGATTATTGTCCTATTTTTTGTAGGGTTATTTGTACCATTACCTGCAGAATGGTACGTGAAATCTTTATTCCCACAATGGTATGGCGTGATTCTTGCTATTACTTGTCTAATTCAATTTTTTATCAGTTTGTATATAGATAAACGTTATGACGATCAACGTTTTTTTAGAAATTATTTTTGGGTGATTTGGTATCCACTATTTTTTTGGCTTTTGAGTGCGGCAACTACCATTGTTGCGGTTCCAAAAGCATTGTTTACACGTAAAAAAAGAGCGAGATGGGTAAGCCCAGATCGAGGTTTCAGAGGAGAAGATGTATGA
- the pgaB gene encoding poly-beta-1,6-N-acetyl-D-glucosamine N-deacetylase PgaB → MKYINQLSKSIIMSGLLVCSTHLFAETTVKDLALESEKKVLFDQQHFVSLTFHDVRDDVLKAGDRDPYAISTQNLVQFFEWLKRSDWHPVSLKQITEARQKGTALPRNAVLISFDDGALSHYSRVFPLAKEYQIPVVFALVTSWMNGNTKAIYEAYGQGNEMTWAQVREMQRSGWVEFASHSHDLHQGILANPQNNQQPAAITRLYSATLKRYETQQEYEQRIVQDLKQSHEILRKEVGVSPVAIIWPYGAVNTETEKLAQKAGFPLSFSLGADAVNRIDDGTFQRGLAVNNPSSEDLYEQMKDSIHYQNFVHYAPMRGLTFDLGEFSQDYGKADQQLGQVLDLTSALKSNVLILNAVGDQNKDGIYENAYFPNTYLPVKFDVLNRTLWQAKTRIFNQIYVQLPYSLEQQQSQLAVHLSQQLFKNNTSLDGIILKTDSHLQCAFKTIQEQKCIDQQLQVQHTLQEINNSSKQYSNISNPFKLSLQVHLATLEKGTLSAFLNQFKAQVKLFNFEIDSLQQEQLFKDFLKQIELLSAEQKAQIWVTLSVDSARTAQDWKRIQTNFLTLQRLGIQKLAINQYNSVNAEWVQEFLYTPLSLNQSPLTYRNPFITKTEGKSP, encoded by the coding sequence ATGAAATATATAAATCAACTTTCAAAATCTATAATTATGAGTGGTTTACTTGTATGTTCTACACATCTATTTGCAGAAACCACAGTCAAAGATTTGGCGCTTGAATCTGAGAAAAAAGTTTTATTTGATCAGCAACATTTTGTCAGTTTAACTTTTCATGATGTGCGTGACGATGTACTTAAAGCAGGTGATCGTGATCCTTATGCAATTAGCACACAAAACCTAGTACAGTTTTTTGAATGGTTAAAACGTTCAGATTGGCATCCTGTGAGTTTAAAACAAATTACAGAGGCTCGACAGAAAGGTACAGCTTTACCTAGAAATGCGGTTTTGATTAGTTTCGATGATGGTGCACTTAGTCATTATAGTCGGGTTTTTCCTTTAGCAAAAGAATATCAAATTCCAGTAGTTTTTGCTTTGGTGACGAGTTGGATGAATGGAAATACTAAAGCCATTTATGAAGCTTATGGACAAGGTAATGAAATGACTTGGGCGCAAGTTCGAGAAATGCAGCGCTCTGGCTGGGTAGAGTTTGCAAGTCATTCACATGATTTACATCAAGGAATTTTAGCCAATCCTCAGAATAATCAACAACCAGCAGCAATTACACGACTATATTCTGCAACATTAAAACGTTATGAAACACAACAGGAATATGAACAACGTATAGTTCAAGACTTAAAGCAATCTCATGAAATCTTACGTAAAGAAGTGGGTGTTTCGCCAGTTGCTATCATTTGGCCCTACGGTGCGGTAAATACAGAAACAGAAAAATTAGCACAAAAAGCAGGTTTTCCTCTGTCTTTTAGTCTAGGAGCAGATGCTGTAAATCGTATTGATGATGGCACTTTTCAGCGTGGTTTAGCTGTAAATAATCCTAGTTCGGAGGATTTGTATGAGCAAATGAAAGATTCGATTCATTATCAAAATTTTGTTCATTATGCGCCTATGCGTGGTTTAACTTTTGATTTGGGAGAGTTTTCACAAGACTATGGAAAAGCAGACCAGCAACTTGGTCAAGTGTTAGATTTAACTAGTGCCCTAAAAAGTAATGTATTGATTTTAAATGCAGTGGGGGATCAAAATAAAGATGGTATATATGAGAATGCTTATTTCCCAAATACATATTTGCCTGTGAAGTTTGATGTATTAAATCGCACTTTATGGCAAGCCAAGACACGTATTTTTAACCAAATTTATGTGCAGTTACCGTATTCATTAGAGCAGCAGCAATCACAGCTCGCTGTACACTTATCGCAGCAGTTATTCAAAAATAACACTAGTCTAGATGGAATTATTTTAAAAACAGATTCACATTTGCAATGTGCTTTTAAAACAATACAAGAACAAAAGTGTATAGATCAGCAACTGCAAGTTCAACATACTTTGCAAGAGATCAATAATAGTTCAAAACAATATTCAAATATCAGTAATCCTTTTAAACTATCTTTGCAAGTTCATCTTGCTACGCTAGAAAAAGGTACATTGTCCGCATTTTTAAATCAATTTAAAGCTCAAGTAAAATTATTTAATTTTGAAATAGATAGTCTTCAACAAGAACAGCTGTTTAAAGACTTTTTAAAGCAAATCGAATTATTAAGTGCTGAGCAAAAGGCACAAATTTGGGTGACTTTATCTGTAGACTCTGCACGAACAGCACAAGATTGGAAACGTATTCAAACTAATTTTCTAACCTTGCAACGTTTGGGTATACAGAAACTAGCAATTAATCAATATAACAGTGTTAATGCTGAATGGGTTCAAGAGTTTTTATATACTCCATTAAGCTTAAATCAAAGTCCTTTGACATATCGAAATCCCTTTATTACTAAAACAGAGGGGAAATCGCCATGA
- a CDS encoding PgaA family protein has protein sequence MKLLHEINWFNLFYYDYLYALSYRGKSKQILDILAQVKLPAVTSMPAYVRQAIADAYLAERQAKEAEQLYRTLITEKNYSDMSVYTAFYYSLLEQEKYDQANQLIHEIDHLLPTFQYSQAKGVDKSVHTDRSQYIGLRGLDWAYSNRLDIAEPYFEGLVNKTSNTDDGLNQLARIQRWRDKPEQAQQTLARLNGLVPVSKTTKINLMQNAQALGDIQAWRVQTDQLVEDYPEDTSIVKSRKELADRDRATIQHSSRFSRSRSDQNNISEGLKGSKDRELTTTLYSPWFSDNYRTFVEHRDIWGKFRQGNLEQQRFGIGLQWQDQRKSLTVTASQNDDADRQGLEAEWSHQLNDHWQYYLNANSQADIPLQAIELGHEGYALGGGIRWKENESRQAGFGYTVTDIDDGNLRQEFSADYSQRIFLSPHQTTTAGINAYYGKNSLNNVSYFSPKQSSSLGLSLTHEWLTWREYERSFTQRFGLGVGVYQQQSFDTQPIADLQYQHLWKLSRTWLLRYGIGYGMHVYDGEYENQMYGNLGFEGRF, from the coding sequence ATGAAATTGCTGCACGAAATCAATTGGTTCAACCTTTTTTATTATGACTATTTATATGCTTTGAGTTATAGAGGGAAATCAAAGCAAATATTAGATATTTTAGCGCAAGTAAAATTACCTGCGGTTACATCCATGCCAGCGTATGTGCGACAAGCGATAGCTGATGCTTATCTTGCAGAACGTCAAGCGAAAGAAGCAGAGCAATTATATAGAACCTTGATTACTGAAAAAAATTATTCTGATATGTCTGTTTATACTGCATTTTACTACTCACTGCTAGAGCAAGAAAAATATGATCAGGCAAATCAATTAATTCATGAGATTGATCATTTATTACCAACATTTCAATACAGTCAAGCCAAAGGGGTTGATAAGTCTGTTCATACGGATCGATCTCAATATATTGGATTACGTGGTTTGGATTGGGCATATAGTAATCGTTTAGACATTGCTGAACCATATTTTGAAGGTTTAGTAAATAAAACTTCAAATACAGATGATGGTTTAAATCAGCTTGCCCGTATTCAGCGTTGGCGTGATAAGCCTGAACAAGCACAACAAACTTTAGCAAGATTAAATGGTTTGGTGCCTGTTTCTAAAACTACCAAAATTAATCTAATGCAAAATGCACAAGCACTCGGTGATATCCAAGCTTGGCGAGTGCAAACTGACCAATTGGTAGAGGATTATCCAGAAGATACCAGTATTGTTAAAAGTCGCAAAGAATTAGCGGATAGAGATCGAGCAACGATTCAACATAGTAGTCGTTTTTCTCGCAGCCGCTCAGACCAAAATAATATTTCTGAAGGTTTAAAAGGTTCTAAAGATCGTGAGCTAACAACAACTTTATATTCTCCTTGGTTCTCAGATAACTATCGGACATTCGTTGAACATCGAGATATTTGGGGTAAATTTCGTCAAGGTAACTTAGAACAACAACGTTTTGGTATTGGTTTGCAATGGCAAGACCAAAGAAAATCTTTAACAGTGACTGCTTCACAAAACGATGATGCTGATCGTCAAGGATTAGAAGCAGAGTGGTCACATCAGCTTAATGATCATTGGCAATATTATCTAAATGCCAATAGCCAAGCAGATATACCTTTACAAGCAATTGAGCTTGGTCATGAAGGCTATGCTTTGGGTGGTGGTATTCGCTGGAAAGAAAATGAGTCACGTCAAGCAGGTTTTGGATACACCGTGACGGATATCGATGATGGAAACTTAAGACAAGAATTTTCAGCAGATTATTCGCAGCGTATTTTTTTAAGTCCACATCAGACAACAACTGCAGGAATCAATGCTTATTATGGGAAAAATAGCTTAAATAATGTGTCTTACTTTAGTCCAAAACAAAGTTCAAGTCTGGGTTTAAGCCTAACCCATGAATGGTTAACTTGGCGTGAGTATGAGCGTTCATTTACTCAACGTTTTGGTCTAGGTGTTGGAGTTTATCAGCAACAGAGCTTTGATACCCAACCGATAGCTGATCTGCAATATCAACATTTATGGAAGTTATCGAGAACATGGTTACTACGTTATGGCATTGGCTATGGCATGCATGTTTACGATGGAGAATATGAAAATCAAATGTACGGTAATTTAGGTTTTGAGGGGCGCTTCTAA
- a CDS encoding tetratricopeptide repeat protein has protein sequence MSGLINGTTSIQHPTEAVHAIQYAYEKKPLDENIQKEYVNSLMALGSFDRAEKIIQSHPQTKWGSTFKQQKQYGHGATAYAAELSNVLREQAVSRIKNGQTQQGIVELEQILQKYPYDQRILADYLLSVVPIKSLDTVTLLNLTQRIQPKQFPKYAHFGVVKLLRDQKQFSQAIYLLEQFEPYQKQNQLQVNLLKAILFSENKQEKQALEVLKEIDLKALTADQLMQVAYSYRIIQHPAEAIHVIQYAYEKKPLDENIQKEYVNSLLALGSFQRAEKIIQKYPQTQWETTLNQQIELGYLAQEIGAAIKRHQYLSGRGENDAVSYQKLDRVLVEADEIAARNQLVQPFLL, from the coding sequence TTGAGTGGTCTAATTAACGGAACCACATCAATTCAACATCCCACAGAGGCTGTACATGCGATTCAATATGCCTATGAGAAAAAGCCATTAGATGAAAATATTCAGAAGGAATATGTGAATAGTTTGATGGCGTTAGGAAGTTTTGATCGTGCTGAAAAAATTATTCAAAGTCATCCTCAAACAAAGTGGGGATCAACGTTCAAGCAACAAAAACAGTATGGACACGGAGCAACAGCTTATGCTGCAGAGTTATCGAATGTTTTAAGAGAGCAAGCAGTCTCGCGGATTAAAAATGGGCAAACTCAACAAGGTATTGTGGAACTTGAACAGATATTACAAAAATATCCATATGACCAAAGGATATTGGCAGATTACCTATTATCAGTTGTTCCGATTAAATCCTTAGATACAGTAACACTGCTTAATTTAACTCAACGGATTCAGCCTAAACAATTTCCTAAATACGCACACTTTGGTGTCGTAAAATTATTACGTGATCAAAAGCAATTTTCACAGGCAATATATCTTTTAGAGCAATTTGAACCCTATCAAAAACAAAATCAACTGCAAGTAAATCTTTTAAAAGCAATTTTGTTCAGTGAAAATAAGCAAGAGAAGCAAGCACTTGAAGTTTTAAAAGAGATTGATTTAAAAGCTTTAACAGCAGATCAATTGATGCAAGTTGCATATAGTTATCGCATTATTCAACATCCAGCAGAGGCGATACATGTAATTCAATATGCCTATGAGAAAAAGCCATTAGATGAAAATATTCAGAAGGAATATGTGAATAGTTTACTGGCATTAGGAAGTTTTCAACGTGCTGAAAAAATTATTCAAAAATATCCTCAAACGCAATGGGAAACCACGCTAAACCAACAGATTGAATTAGGATATTTAGCACAAGAAATTGGTGCAGCAATAAAAAGACATCAATATTTATCAGGACGTGGTGAAAATGATGCAGTGAGTTATCAAAAGTTAGATCGTGTATTAGTAGAAGCTGATGAAATTGCTGCACGAAATCAATTGGTTCAACCTTTTTTATTATGA
- a CDS encoding IS3 family transposase (programmed frameshift) has product MTRRKRRNHSAEFKVKVALAAIKGDHTLAELSTQFDLHQNQIIDWKNQLLEQSINIFSRPTAQQEPEIDLKALHAKIGHQALQIGFFRRCAQKNRAAERQKMIDKTHQLSVRQQSQLIQINRSTLYYKPKEISSTDLSLMRLIDEIHLDYPFMGSRMIRDMLQRQGHKIGRRKVRRLMRLMGIHALYPKPNTSKPNLAHRIFPYLLKNMVIDHSNQVWCTDITYIPMAKGFVYLCAIIDWHSRKVLAHRVSISMETDFCIDALQEAIVKYGCPEVFNTDQGSQFTSEAFLNELKLRNIRISMDGKGRWMDNVMIERLWRSVKHEEVYLKAYDTVKQAKQSIAEYLDFYNTIRPHSSLNKATPNEFYDRHLPKVMAA; this is encoded by the exons ATGACACGAAGAAAACGTCGTAATCATTCAGCAGAGTTTAAAGTTAAAGTTGCTCTCGCAGCAATTAAAGGCGACCACACACTCGCTGAACTTTCTACTCAATTCGATTTACATCAAAACCAAATCATCGATTGGAAAAATCAACTGCTTGAGCAATCAATCAATATTTTTTCACGACCAACAGCACAACAAGAACCTGAGATTGACCTCAAAGCTCTACATGCCAAGATAGGACATCAGGCATTGCAAATTG GATTTTTTAGAAGGTGCGCTCAGAAAAATAGGGCAGCTGAGCGGCAAAAAATGATCGATAAGACCCATCAACTTTCGGTACGACAACAATCGCAATTGATTCAAATCAATCGCAGTACGTTGTATTACAAGCCCAAAGAGATTTCATCAACTGATTTGAGTTTGATGCGTCTAATCGATGAAATTCATCTCGACTACCCATTTATGGGCAGTCGAATGATACGAGATATGCTACAGCGTCAAGGACATAAAATAGGTCGGCGTAAAGTCCGACGTTTAATGCGCTTGATGGGAATACATGCCTTGTATCCAAAACCCAATACCAGTAAGCCTAATCTTGCACACCGTATTTTCCCATATCTGTTGAAAAACATGGTCATCGATCACTCTAATCAAGTCTGGTGTACAGATATCACGTACATTCCTATGGCTAAAGGCTTTGTCTATCTGTGTGCAATTATAGATTGGCATAGTCGTAAAGTACTGGCTCATCGTGTATCGATCAGTATGGAAACAGACTTTTGCATAGATGCGTTGCAAGAAGCAATTGTGAAATATGGTTGTCCAGAGGTGTTTAATACAGACCAAGGCAGTCAATTCACAAGCGAGGCATTTTTGAATGAGTTAAAATTGCGAAATATCCGTATCAGTATGGATGGGAAAGGACGATGGATGGATAATGTAATGATTGAGCGTTTATGGCGCAGTGTGAAGCATGAGGAAGTCTATTTGAAGGCTTACGATACGGTTAAACAAGCAAAACAATCAATTGCTGAATATTTGGATTTTTATAACACGATACGTCCTCATTCAAGCTTGAATAAGGCAACACCAAATGAATTTTATGATCGACATTTACCAAAAGTAATGGCAGCATAA
- the ahcY gene encoding adenosylhomocysteinase has product MNAVNASFTDYKVADISLADYGRKEIKLAEAEMPALMGLRKRYSAAKPLAGAKILGCIHMTIQTAVLIETLVELGAEVRWTSCNIFSTQDHAAAAIAAAGIPVFAWKGETEEEYNWCLEQQINFNGTPWDANMILDDGGDLTALVHEKYPQVIAKIHGITEETTTGVQRLYEMHRDGTLKVPAINVNDSVTKSKNDNKYGCRHSLNDAIKRGTDMLLSGRRALVIGYGDVGKGSAQSLRQEGMIVRVTEIDPICAMQACMDGYEVVSPYKNGVQTGKKEDINLDLLQNTDLIVTTTGNYHVCDSAMLDSLKAGAVVCNIGHFDTEIDTNYLRGYKWIEVKPQVHQVYRTENENDYLILLSEGRLVNLGNATGHPSRIMDGSFANQVLGQMHLFAEKFADLPEDQKQAAIRVELIPKKLDEEVAAAMVVGFGGVLTQLTQEQADYLGVPVEGPFKAEAYKY; this is encoded by the coding sequence ATGAACGCGGTTAATGCTTCATTTACAGATTACAAAGTTGCCGATATTTCCCTAGCTGACTACGGTCGTAAAGAAATCAAACTTGCTGAAGCAGAAATGCCTGCTTTGATGGGTCTTCGTAAACGTTATTCTGCTGCGAAACCACTTGCTGGTGCAAAAATTTTGGGTTGTATCCATATGACAATTCAAACTGCGGTTCTCATCGAAACTTTAGTTGAGTTAGGCGCAGAAGTTCGTTGGACGTCTTGTAACATCTTCTCGACTCAAGACCACGCTGCTGCTGCAATCGCTGCTGCAGGTATTCCTGTATTTGCTTGGAAAGGCGAAACTGAAGAAGAATACAACTGGTGTTTAGAACAGCAAATCAATTTCAATGGCACACCTTGGGATGCCAACATGATTTTGGATGATGGCGGTGACTTAACTGCACTTGTTCATGAGAAATATCCTCAAGTGATTGCTAAAATTCATGGTATTACAGAAGAAACGACTACAGGTGTTCAACGTCTTTATGAAATGCACCGTGACGGCACTTTAAAAGTACCTGCAATCAACGTAAATGACTCTGTTACTAAGTCTAAAAACGACAACAAATACGGTTGCCGTCATTCATTAAACGATGCCATTAAACGTGGTACAGATATGCTTTTATCTGGCCGTCGTGCACTTGTAATCGGTTATGGTGACGTAGGTAAAGGTTCTGCTCAATCACTTCGTCAAGAAGGCATGATTGTTCGTGTAACTGAAATTGATCCGATCTGTGCAATGCAAGCATGCATGGACGGTTATGAAGTTGTTTCTCCATACAAAAATGGCGTACAAACAGGTAAGAAAGAAGACATCAATCTTGATCTTCTTCAAAATACAGACTTGATCGTAACAACGACGGGTAACTATCACGTATGTGACTCTGCAATGCTTGATTCATTAAAAGCAGGTGCAGTGGTTTGTAACATTGGTCACTTTGACACTGAAATCGACACTAACTACTTACGTGGTTACAAATGGATTGAGGTTAAGCCACAAGTACACCAAGTATATCGTACAGAAAATGAAAACGATTATTTAATCCTTCTTTCAGAAGGTCGTTTGGTGAACCTTGGTAATGCGACTGGTCACCCTTCACGTATTATGGATGGTTCATTTGCCAACCAAGTCTTAGGTCAAATGCATTTATTCGCTGAGAAATTTGCTGATCTTCCTGAAGATCAAAAACAAGCTGCGATCCGTGTAGAACTTATTCCTAAAAAATTGGATGAAGAAGTTGCTGCAGCAATGGTTGTTGGTTTTGGCGGTGTCTTGACTCAATTGACTCAAGAACAAGCAGACTACTTAGGCGTTCCTGTTGAAGGTCCATTCAAAGCTGAAGCTTATAAATACTAA